Proteins co-encoded in one Brassica oleracea var. oleracea cultivar TO1000 chromosome C4, BOL, whole genome shotgun sequence genomic window:
- the LOC106338702 gene encoding agamous-like MADS-box protein AGL97: protein MVKGTKRKATMERITKRESAATTFTKRSFGLHSKVAQLCLLNGAQIAVLATPPSANSNVSFFSFGHSSVDSIVTAFLKGERPAVREEIDDHEEDLGICLARKELGLPQWWEDDSFLKSKNPQELSHAITSMSRLLSKINELRAQDAEAEPPLKKQKKKKNEETMKKTEPTVEQTLVLPSGSSDKTLDYNNNNVMRDEELDQIMSTCDSFGLPHNNNNDSLDEIDFDQLIDLDFDFDFQSMNSSDNNETMKMTEPLDQPLLLPYDICGTPDNNTFSTGEMNLIDIRQLSGFDLDTSSVFVGDSLLDSTMNCVASADGFMEANSIQETNSSALNSVACDDDDASAALNEEDTNFSDFLTQFLQS from the coding sequence ATGGTGAAAGGTACAAAGAGGAAGGCTACGATGGAGAGAATCACGAAACGCGAATCTGCGGCAACGACTTTCACGAAACGAAGCTTCGGTCTCCATAGCAAAGTCGCACAGCTCTGTCTTCTCAACGGCGCACAGATCGCAGTGTTGGCAACACCTCCTTCTGCCAACTCCAACGTAAGCTTCTTCTCCTTCGGTCACTCTTCGGTTGACTCCATCGTTACCGCTTTTCTCAAGGGAGAGAGACCTGCTGTCCGAGAAGAAATAGATGATCACGAGGAGGACCTTGGGATTTGTCTCGCAAGAAAAGAGTTAGGGTTGCCTCAGTGGTGGGAGGACGATTCTTTTCTCAAATCTAAGAATCCCCAAGAACTGTCCCATGCCATCACCTCAATGTCTAGGTTGTTGTCAAAAATCAATGAGTTGCGTGCTCAAGACGCAGAGGCAGAGCCTCCTCTGAAGAAACAGAAGAAGAAGAAGAACGAGGAGACAATGAAGAAAACAGAACCCACGGTGGAACAAACCCTAGTTCTCCCGTCCGGTTCCAGTGACAAAACCCTAGATTACAACAACAATAATGTTATGAGAGATGAGGAGCTTGATCAGATCATGTCTACTTGTGATAGTTTTGGTCTCCCACACAACAACAACAATGACTCCTTGGACGAGATTGATTTTGATCAACTAATTGATCTTGACTTCGATTTTGATTTTCAGTCTATGAATTCTTCTGACAACAACGAGACCATGAAGATGACAGAGCCCTTGGATCAACCCCTCCTTCTCCCATACGATATTTGTGGCACTCCAGACAACAACACCTTTTCAACTGGAGAGATGAACTTGATTGATATCCGTCAACTCAGTGGCTTTGACTTGGACACCAGTTCAGTATTCGTTGGTGATTCGCTTTTGGACTCTACAATGAACTGCGTAGCTTCTGCTGATGGGTTTATGGAGGCTAACAGTATTCAAGAGACTAATAGTTCTGCATTGAATTCTGTGGCTTGTGATGATGATGATGCCTCTGCTGCTTTGAATGAAGAAGACACCAACTTCTCTGATTTTCTCACTCAATTTCTGCAGTCTTGA
- the LOC106336863 gene encoding uncharacterized protein LOC106336863 isoform X1: MFFRVLFPILDLSMSVAFSGGQSNGAHHVCTKCGWNYPNPHPSAKNRRSHKKICGTIKGFEIPDSEMPKQNLDLQEDPCLDDEQKLPSPRVVEKADERIGEEDVFAYAVSEFSRSDSFKEKEETATNCIAKNPGETQPGNKSPEVVQESCEVPPVEVLDNFPKSVEAASGNQQGGEPFIEGHSMPFVTLNDSSQGAQVIEGGGDTISNVGLETDCKEDLPDESESKLASALGKRKDIFDPSWNDEVIYSDLEGPHGFAFEEMSMIHPGEAEYTVVSDDNVPVNTSSVGTNADQVISTKQSSCDDIPFTENADVSLDGTKHEEVESNLPETPKGEECETDTRSKAENVGISIGTEVSSSDKLLLEDKAEPQGQTAVEIPSGDNLVIAKAGPEDIIMKAEEGESSSFGVSQETVESEIASLPEVVPIVADSNADMSRSDLTGHESKLIQANLVTEENSPKSKLISESSCDVQHYVSVAMEGDDQKKSSPETSIDSILEIGAETCDEARIEQLVEESSFIRVADPLSNFATDESAQTANNQKLVESGRTEFNRVVGGLGVIQANEIDSDVLKAHNLYAEVPVTIESNDLRDFGRLQNLSEAHIRSLVSSPLVTRNNNTYNAFASTSATPMFDGTGLSENGSQSSSLAVALSENQEITMEKTAKDQHVPLKNLLSEARSPRLAAAAAAAEAKSNIPRVSSILLDQETSPEEGGRWPERREVSEEWKSPAKYPVELKREERKVKGRPFWVPFVCCSSVK; this comes from the exons ATGTTCTTCAGGGTTCTCTTCCCAATTTTAGATCTTTCAATGTCAGTAGCATTCTCAG GAGGTCAGAGCAATGGGGCTCATCATGTCTGCACTAAATGTGGTTGGAACTATCCAAATCCACATCCTAGTGCTAAAAACCGGCGTTCACACAAGAAAATTTGTGGAACCATCAAGGGATTTGAGATCCCTGATTCCGAAATGCCCAAACAGAATCTTGATTTGCAGGAAGATCCTTGCTTGGATGATGAGCAAAAACTCCCAA GTCCAAGAGTTGTGGAGAAAGCTGATGAGAGGATTGGGGAAGAGGATGTTTTTGCATATGCTGTTTCTGAATTTTCAAGATCTGACTCTTTCAAGGAAAAGGAAGAAACAGCAACAAATTGTATCGCTAAGAATCCTG GTGAAACTCAGCCGGGCAACAAAAGCCCTGAAGTGGTTCAAGAGAGCTGTGAAGTTCCACCTGTGGAAGTCCTTGACAACTTCCCAAAATCTGTTGAAGCAGCTTCAGGGAATCAACAAGGGGGAGAACCTTTTATTGAAGGACACTCCATGCCATTTGTAACTCTGAATGATTCATCACAGGGAGCTCAGGTCATTGAAGGTGGTGGTGATACCATATCCAATGTTGGGTTAGAGACAGATTGCAAAGAAGATTTACCTGATGAGTCTGAATCTAAGTTAGCATCTGCATTAGGAAAGAGAAAGGATATTTTTGATCCATCATGGAACGATGAAGTGATTTACTCGGACTTGGAGGGTCCGCATGGATTTGCTTTTGAAGAAATGAGTATGATTCATCCTGGTGAAGCTGAGTATACCGTAGTCAGTGATGATAATGTTCCGGTCAATACTTCTTCTGTAGGAACCAATGCAGACCAAGTTATCAGCACCAAACAATCTTCTTGTGATGATATACCTTTTACAGAAAATGCTGACGTCTCTCTGGATGGAACCAAACATGAAGAAGTTGAATCGAATCTTCCCGAAACACCTAAGGGAGAAGAATGTGAAACCGATACTCGTAGTAAGGCAGAGAACGTAGGCATAAGTATTGGCACTGAAGTTTCTTCATCAGACAAGCTTCTGTTGGAAGACAAAGCTGAACCTCAAGGCCAAACAGCTGTGGAAATTCCCAGTGGAGACAACTTGGTAATAGCTAAGGCTGGCCCTGAAGATATCATAATGAAAGCCGAAGAGGGTGAATCATCATCTTTTGGTGTTTCCCAAGAAACTGTCGAATCAGAAATAGCCTCCCTACCTGAAGTAGTTCCTATAGTTGCTGACTCGAATGCTGATATGAGCCGTTCAGATCTCACTGGTCATGAGAGTAAACTTATTCAGGCAAATCTTGTAACTGAGGAGAACAGCCCAAAGAGCAAGCTGATCTCTGAATCCTCTTGTGATGTTCAACATTATGTTTCTGTTGCAATGGAGGGAGACGATCAGAAGAAAAGTTCACCAGAAACATCTATAGACTCCATTCTAGAAATTGGTGCTGAAACCTGTGATGAAGCTCGCATAGAACAGTTAGTGGAGGAAAGCAGTTTCATAAGAGTAGCTGATCCTTTAAGCAATTTTGCAACTGATGAATCTGCTCAAACAGCTAATAATCAGAAGTTAGTGGAAAGCGGAAGGACGGAATTCAATAGAGTAGTTGGTGGGTTGGGGGTTATTCAAGCAAATGAGATTGACAGTGATGTACTGAAAGCACACAACTTGTATGCTGAGGTCCCTGTGACAATTGAGTCAAATGACCTTCGAGATTTCGGGAGACTGCAGAATCTATCAGAAGCACACATTAGATCTCTGGTTTCAAGTCCGCTTGTCACTAGAAATAATAACACTTACAATGCGTTTGCGTCTACTTCAG CCACGCCGATGTTTGATGGAACAGGACTTAGTGAAAACGGATCACAGTCATCATCTCTTGCTGTTGCTCTGTCCGAAAACCAAGAGATCACTATGGAGAAGACAGCAAAGGACCAGCACGTCCCGCTGAAGAACCTTCTGAGTGAAGCAAGATCACCAAGGCTTGCAGCAGCAGCAGCAGCAGCAGAGGCAAAGAGTAACATACCGAGAGTGAGTTCGATATTATTGGACCAAGAGACTTCTCCTGAAGAGGGAGGTCGCTGGCCAGAGAGAAGAGAAGTGAGTGAGGAGTGGAAGTCGCCAGCAAAGTATCCAGTGGAGTTGAAGAGAGAGGAGAGGAAAGTGAAAGGAAGACCCTTTTGGGTCCCATTTGTTTGCTGTTCCTCTGTTAAGTAG
- the LOC106336863 gene encoding uncharacterized protein LOC106336863 isoform X4 yields MPKQNLDLQEDPCLDDEQKLPSPRVVEKADERIGEEDVFAYAVSEFSRSDSFKEKEETATNCIAKNPGETQPGNKSPEVVQESCEVPPVEVLDNFPKSVEAASGNQQGGEPFIEGHSMPFVTLNDSSQGAQVIEGGGDTISNVGLETDCKEDLPDESESKLASALGKRKDIFDPSWNDEVIYSDLEGPHGFAFEEMSMIHPGEAEYTVVSDDNVPVNTSSVGTNADQVISTKQSSCDDIPFTENADVSLDGTKHEEVESNLPETPKGEECETDTRSKAENVGISIGTEVSSSDKLLLEDKAEPQGQTAVEIPSGDNLVIAKAGPEDIIMKAEEGESSSFGVSQETVESEIASLPEVVPIVADSNADMSRSDLTGHESKLIQANLVTEENSPKSKLISESSCDVQHYVSVAMEGDDQKKSSPETSIDSILEIGAETCDEARIEQLVEESSFIRVADPLSNFATDESAQTANNQKLVESGRTEFNRVVGGLGVIQANEIDSDVLKAHNLYAEVPVTIESNDLRDFGRLQNLSEAHIRSLVSSPLVTRNNNTYNAFASTSATPMFDGTGLSENGSQSSSLAVALSENQEITMEKTAKDQHVPLKNLLSEARSPRLAAAAAAAEAKSNIPRVSSILLDQETSPEEGGRWPERREVSEEWKSPAKYPVELKREERKVKGRPFWVPFVCCSSVK; encoded by the exons ATGCCCAAACAGAATCTTGATTTGCAGGAAGATCCTTGCTTGGATGATGAGCAAAAACTCCCAA GTCCAAGAGTTGTGGAGAAAGCTGATGAGAGGATTGGGGAAGAGGATGTTTTTGCATATGCTGTTTCTGAATTTTCAAGATCTGACTCTTTCAAGGAAAAGGAAGAAACAGCAACAAATTGTATCGCTAAGAATCCTG GTGAAACTCAGCCGGGCAACAAAAGCCCTGAAGTGGTTCAAGAGAGCTGTGAAGTTCCACCTGTGGAAGTCCTTGACAACTTCCCAAAATCTGTTGAAGCAGCTTCAGGGAATCAACAAGGGGGAGAACCTTTTATTGAAGGACACTCCATGCCATTTGTAACTCTGAATGATTCATCACAGGGAGCTCAGGTCATTGAAGGTGGTGGTGATACCATATCCAATGTTGGGTTAGAGACAGATTGCAAAGAAGATTTACCTGATGAGTCTGAATCTAAGTTAGCATCTGCATTAGGAAAGAGAAAGGATATTTTTGATCCATCATGGAACGATGAAGTGATTTACTCGGACTTGGAGGGTCCGCATGGATTTGCTTTTGAAGAAATGAGTATGATTCATCCTGGTGAAGCTGAGTATACCGTAGTCAGTGATGATAATGTTCCGGTCAATACTTCTTCTGTAGGAACCAATGCAGACCAAGTTATCAGCACCAAACAATCTTCTTGTGATGATATACCTTTTACAGAAAATGCTGACGTCTCTCTGGATGGAACCAAACATGAAGAAGTTGAATCGAATCTTCCCGAAACACCTAAGGGAGAAGAATGTGAAACCGATACTCGTAGTAAGGCAGAGAACGTAGGCATAAGTATTGGCACTGAAGTTTCTTCATCAGACAAGCTTCTGTTGGAAGACAAAGCTGAACCTCAAGGCCAAACAGCTGTGGAAATTCCCAGTGGAGACAACTTGGTAATAGCTAAGGCTGGCCCTGAAGATATCATAATGAAAGCCGAAGAGGGTGAATCATCATCTTTTGGTGTTTCCCAAGAAACTGTCGAATCAGAAATAGCCTCCCTACCTGAAGTAGTTCCTATAGTTGCTGACTCGAATGCTGATATGAGCCGTTCAGATCTCACTGGTCATGAGAGTAAACTTATTCAGGCAAATCTTGTAACTGAGGAGAACAGCCCAAAGAGCAAGCTGATCTCTGAATCCTCTTGTGATGTTCAACATTATGTTTCTGTTGCAATGGAGGGAGACGATCAGAAGAAAAGTTCACCAGAAACATCTATAGACTCCATTCTAGAAATTGGTGCTGAAACCTGTGATGAAGCTCGCATAGAACAGTTAGTGGAGGAAAGCAGTTTCATAAGAGTAGCTGATCCTTTAAGCAATTTTGCAACTGATGAATCTGCTCAAACAGCTAATAATCAGAAGTTAGTGGAAAGCGGAAGGACGGAATTCAATAGAGTAGTTGGTGGGTTGGGGGTTATTCAAGCAAATGAGATTGACAGTGATGTACTGAAAGCACACAACTTGTATGCTGAGGTCCCTGTGACAATTGAGTCAAATGACCTTCGAGATTTCGGGAGACTGCAGAATCTATCAGAAGCACACATTAGATCTCTGGTTTCAAGTCCGCTTGTCACTAGAAATAATAACACTTACAATGCGTTTGCGTCTACTTCAG CCACGCCGATGTTTGATGGAACAGGACTTAGTGAAAACGGATCACAGTCATCATCTCTTGCTGTTGCTCTGTCCGAAAACCAAGAGATCACTATGGAGAAGACAGCAAAGGACCAGCACGTCCCGCTGAAGAACCTTCTGAGTGAAGCAAGATCACCAAGGCTTGCAGCAGCAGCAGCAGCAGCAGAGGCAAAGAGTAACATACCGAGAGTGAGTTCGATATTATTGGACCAAGAGACTTCTCCTGAAGAGGGAGGTCGCTGGCCAGAGAGAAGAGAAGTGAGTGAGGAGTGGAAGTCGCCAGCAAAGTATCCAGTGGAGTTGAAGAGAGAGGAGAGGAAAGTGAAAGGAAGACCCTTTTGGGTCCCATTTGTTTGCTGTTCCTCTGTTAAGTAG
- the LOC106336903 gene encoding histone H3.2-like, which yields MPTTFALSFPFSRLFEVTLFDFEMARTKQTARKSTGGKAPRKQLATKAARKSAPATGGVKKPHRFRPGTVALREIRKYQKSTELLIRKLPFQRLVREIAQDFKTDLRFQSSAVAALQEAAEAYLVGLFEDTNLCAIHAKRVTIMPKDIQLARRIRGERA from the coding sequence ATGCCAACAACCTTCGCATTATCATTCCCATTCTCTAGATTGTTCGAAGTGACTCTGTTTGATTTCGAGATGGCTCGTACCAAGCAAACCGCAAGGAAATCCACCGGAGGCAAAGCCCCAAGAAAGCAGCTCGCAACGAAAGCAGCCAGAAAATCCGCTCCGGCCACCGGCGGCGTGAAGAAGCCACACAGATTCCGTCCAGGAACGGTGGCCTTGAGAGAGATCAGGAAGTACCAGAAGAGCACTGAGCTTCTGATCCGCAAGCTTCCTTTCCAGCGTCTGGTTCGTGAGATCGCTCAGGATTTCAAGACGGATCTGAGGTTCCAGAGCAGCGCCGTCGCGGCTCTACAGGAAGCAGCCGAGGCTTACCTTGTTGGGTTATTTGAGGACACCAATCTCTGTGCGATTCATGCGAAGAGAGTCACTATCATGCCTAAGGATATCCAGCTCGCTAGGAGAATCCGTGGTGAAAGAGCTTGA
- the LOC106336863 gene encoding uncharacterized protein LOC106336863 isoform X3, producing MFFRVLFPILDLSMSVAFSGGQSNGAHHVCTKCGWNYPNPHPSAKNRRSHKKICGTIKGFEIPDSEMPKQNLDLQEDPCLDDEQKLPSPRVVEKADERIGEEDVFAYAVSEFSRSDSFKEKEETATNCIAKNPGETQPGNKSPEVVQESCEVPPVEVLDNFPKSVEAASGNQQGGEPFIEGHSMPFVTLNDSSQGAQVIEGGGDTISNVGLETDCKEDLPDESESKLASALGKRKDIFDPSWNDEVIYSDLEGPHGFAFEEMSMIHPGEAEYTVVSDDNVPVNTSSVGTNADQVISTKQSSCDDIPFTENADVSLDGTKHEEVESNLPETPKGEECETDTRSKAENVGISIGTEVSSSDKLLLEDKAEPQGQTAVEIPSGDNLVIAKAGPEDIIMKAEEGESSSFGVSQETVESEIASLPEVVPIVADSNADMSRSDLTGHESKLIQANLVTEENSPKSKLISESSCDVQHYVSVAMEGDDQKKSSPETSIDSILEIGAETCDEARIEQLVEESSFIRVADPLSNFATDESAQTANNQKLVESGRTEFNRVVGGLGVIQANEIDSDVLKAHNLYAEVPVTIESNDLRDFGRLQNLSEAHIRSLVSSPLVTRNNNTYNAFASTSGLSENGSQSSSLAVALSENQEITMEKTAKDQHVPLKNLLSEARSPRLAAAAAAAEAKSNIPRVSSILLDQETSPEEGGRWPERREVSEEWKSPAKYPVELKREERKVKGRPFWVPFVCCSSVK from the exons ATGTTCTTCAGGGTTCTCTTCCCAATTTTAGATCTTTCAATGTCAGTAGCATTCTCAG GAGGTCAGAGCAATGGGGCTCATCATGTCTGCACTAAATGTGGTTGGAACTATCCAAATCCACATCCTAGTGCTAAAAACCGGCGTTCACACAAGAAAATTTGTGGAACCATCAAGGGATTTGAGATCCCTGATTCCGAAATGCCCAAACAGAATCTTGATTTGCAGGAAGATCCTTGCTTGGATGATGAGCAAAAACTCCCAA GTCCAAGAGTTGTGGAGAAAGCTGATGAGAGGATTGGGGAAGAGGATGTTTTTGCATATGCTGTTTCTGAATTTTCAAGATCTGACTCTTTCAAGGAAAAGGAAGAAACAGCAACAAATTGTATCGCTAAGAATCCTG GTGAAACTCAGCCGGGCAACAAAAGCCCTGAAGTGGTTCAAGAGAGCTGTGAAGTTCCACCTGTGGAAGTCCTTGACAACTTCCCAAAATCTGTTGAAGCAGCTTCAGGGAATCAACAAGGGGGAGAACCTTTTATTGAAGGACACTCCATGCCATTTGTAACTCTGAATGATTCATCACAGGGAGCTCAGGTCATTGAAGGTGGTGGTGATACCATATCCAATGTTGGGTTAGAGACAGATTGCAAAGAAGATTTACCTGATGAGTCTGAATCTAAGTTAGCATCTGCATTAGGAAAGAGAAAGGATATTTTTGATCCATCATGGAACGATGAAGTGATTTACTCGGACTTGGAGGGTCCGCATGGATTTGCTTTTGAAGAAATGAGTATGATTCATCCTGGTGAAGCTGAGTATACCGTAGTCAGTGATGATAATGTTCCGGTCAATACTTCTTCTGTAGGAACCAATGCAGACCAAGTTATCAGCACCAAACAATCTTCTTGTGATGATATACCTTTTACAGAAAATGCTGACGTCTCTCTGGATGGAACCAAACATGAAGAAGTTGAATCGAATCTTCCCGAAACACCTAAGGGAGAAGAATGTGAAACCGATACTCGTAGTAAGGCAGAGAACGTAGGCATAAGTATTGGCACTGAAGTTTCTTCATCAGACAAGCTTCTGTTGGAAGACAAAGCTGAACCTCAAGGCCAAACAGCTGTGGAAATTCCCAGTGGAGACAACTTGGTAATAGCTAAGGCTGGCCCTGAAGATATCATAATGAAAGCCGAAGAGGGTGAATCATCATCTTTTGGTGTTTCCCAAGAAACTGTCGAATCAGAAATAGCCTCCCTACCTGAAGTAGTTCCTATAGTTGCTGACTCGAATGCTGATATGAGCCGTTCAGATCTCACTGGTCATGAGAGTAAACTTATTCAGGCAAATCTTGTAACTGAGGAGAACAGCCCAAAGAGCAAGCTGATCTCTGAATCCTCTTGTGATGTTCAACATTATGTTTCTGTTGCAATGGAGGGAGACGATCAGAAGAAAAGTTCACCAGAAACATCTATAGACTCCATTCTAGAAATTGGTGCTGAAACCTGTGATGAAGCTCGCATAGAACAGTTAGTGGAGGAAAGCAGTTTCATAAGAGTAGCTGATCCTTTAAGCAATTTTGCAACTGATGAATCTGCTCAAACAGCTAATAATCAGAAGTTAGTGGAAAGCGGAAGGACGGAATTCAATAGAGTAGTTGGTGGGTTGGGGGTTATTCAAGCAAATGAGATTGACAGTGATGTACTGAAAGCACACAACTTGTATGCTGAGGTCCCTGTGACAATTGAGTCAAATGACCTTCGAGATTTCGGGAGACTGCAGAATCTATCAGAAGCACACATTAGATCTCTGGTTTCAAGTCCGCTTGTCACTAGAAATAATAACACTTACAATGCGTTTGCGTCTACTTCAG GACTTAGTGAAAACGGATCACAGTCATCATCTCTTGCTGTTGCTCTGTCCGAAAACCAAGAGATCACTATGGAGAAGACAGCAAAGGACCAGCACGTCCCGCTGAAGAACCTTCTGAGTGAAGCAAGATCACCAAGGCTTGCAGCAGCAGCAGCAGCAGCAGAGGCAAAGAGTAACATACCGAGAGTGAGTTCGATATTATTGGACCAAGAGACTTCTCCTGAAGAGGGAGGTCGCTGGCCAGAGAGAAGAGAAGTGAGTGAGGAGTGGAAGTCGCCAGCAAAGTATCCAGTGGAGTTGAAGAGAGAGGAGAGGAAAGTGAAAGGAAGACCCTTTTGGGTCCCATTTGTTTGCTGTTCCTCTGTTAAGTAG
- the LOC106336863 gene encoding uncharacterized protein LOC106336863 isoform X2 has translation MDSQDHINTPHSPGGQSNGAHHVCTKCGWNYPNPHPSAKNRRSHKKICGTIKGFEIPDSEMPKQNLDLQEDPCLDDEQKLPSPRVVEKADERIGEEDVFAYAVSEFSRSDSFKEKEETATNCIAKNPGETQPGNKSPEVVQESCEVPPVEVLDNFPKSVEAASGNQQGGEPFIEGHSMPFVTLNDSSQGAQVIEGGGDTISNVGLETDCKEDLPDESESKLASALGKRKDIFDPSWNDEVIYSDLEGPHGFAFEEMSMIHPGEAEYTVVSDDNVPVNTSSVGTNADQVISTKQSSCDDIPFTENADVSLDGTKHEEVESNLPETPKGEECETDTRSKAENVGISIGTEVSSSDKLLLEDKAEPQGQTAVEIPSGDNLVIAKAGPEDIIMKAEEGESSSFGVSQETVESEIASLPEVVPIVADSNADMSRSDLTGHESKLIQANLVTEENSPKSKLISESSCDVQHYVSVAMEGDDQKKSSPETSIDSILEIGAETCDEARIEQLVEESSFIRVADPLSNFATDESAQTANNQKLVESGRTEFNRVVGGLGVIQANEIDSDVLKAHNLYAEVPVTIESNDLRDFGRLQNLSEAHIRSLVSSPLVTRNNNTYNAFASTSATPMFDGTGLSENGSQSSSLAVALSENQEITMEKTAKDQHVPLKNLLSEARSPRLAAAAAAAEAKSNIPRVSSILLDQETSPEEGGRWPERREVSEEWKSPAKYPVELKREERKVKGRPFWVPFVCCSSVK, from the exons ATGGATTCTCAGGACCACATCAACACACCACACTCTCCAG GAGGTCAGAGCAATGGGGCTCATCATGTCTGCACTAAATGTGGTTGGAACTATCCAAATCCACATCCTAGTGCTAAAAACCGGCGTTCACACAAGAAAATTTGTGGAACCATCAAGGGATTTGAGATCCCTGATTCCGAAATGCCCAAACAGAATCTTGATTTGCAGGAAGATCCTTGCTTGGATGATGAGCAAAAACTCCCAA GTCCAAGAGTTGTGGAGAAAGCTGATGAGAGGATTGGGGAAGAGGATGTTTTTGCATATGCTGTTTCTGAATTTTCAAGATCTGACTCTTTCAAGGAAAAGGAAGAAACAGCAACAAATTGTATCGCTAAGAATCCTG GTGAAACTCAGCCGGGCAACAAAAGCCCTGAAGTGGTTCAAGAGAGCTGTGAAGTTCCACCTGTGGAAGTCCTTGACAACTTCCCAAAATCTGTTGAAGCAGCTTCAGGGAATCAACAAGGGGGAGAACCTTTTATTGAAGGACACTCCATGCCATTTGTAACTCTGAATGATTCATCACAGGGAGCTCAGGTCATTGAAGGTGGTGGTGATACCATATCCAATGTTGGGTTAGAGACAGATTGCAAAGAAGATTTACCTGATGAGTCTGAATCTAAGTTAGCATCTGCATTAGGAAAGAGAAAGGATATTTTTGATCCATCATGGAACGATGAAGTGATTTACTCGGACTTGGAGGGTCCGCATGGATTTGCTTTTGAAGAAATGAGTATGATTCATCCTGGTGAAGCTGAGTATACCGTAGTCAGTGATGATAATGTTCCGGTCAATACTTCTTCTGTAGGAACCAATGCAGACCAAGTTATCAGCACCAAACAATCTTCTTGTGATGATATACCTTTTACAGAAAATGCTGACGTCTCTCTGGATGGAACCAAACATGAAGAAGTTGAATCGAATCTTCCCGAAACACCTAAGGGAGAAGAATGTGAAACCGATACTCGTAGTAAGGCAGAGAACGTAGGCATAAGTATTGGCACTGAAGTTTCTTCATCAGACAAGCTTCTGTTGGAAGACAAAGCTGAACCTCAAGGCCAAACAGCTGTGGAAATTCCCAGTGGAGACAACTTGGTAATAGCTAAGGCTGGCCCTGAAGATATCATAATGAAAGCCGAAGAGGGTGAATCATCATCTTTTGGTGTTTCCCAAGAAACTGTCGAATCAGAAATAGCCTCCCTACCTGAAGTAGTTCCTATAGTTGCTGACTCGAATGCTGATATGAGCCGTTCAGATCTCACTGGTCATGAGAGTAAACTTATTCAGGCAAATCTTGTAACTGAGGAGAACAGCCCAAAGAGCAAGCTGATCTCTGAATCCTCTTGTGATGTTCAACATTATGTTTCTGTTGCAATGGAGGGAGACGATCAGAAGAAAAGTTCACCAGAAACATCTATAGACTCCATTCTAGAAATTGGTGCTGAAACCTGTGATGAAGCTCGCATAGAACAGTTAGTGGAGGAAAGCAGTTTCATAAGAGTAGCTGATCCTTTAAGCAATTTTGCAACTGATGAATCTGCTCAAACAGCTAATAATCAGAAGTTAGTGGAAAGCGGAAGGACGGAATTCAATAGAGTAGTTGGTGGGTTGGGGGTTATTCAAGCAAATGAGATTGACAGTGATGTACTGAAAGCACACAACTTGTATGCTGAGGTCCCTGTGACAATTGAGTCAAATGACCTTCGAGATTTCGGGAGACTGCAGAATCTATCAGAAGCACACATTAGATCTCTGGTTTCAAGTCCGCTTGTCACTAGAAATAATAACACTTACAATGCGTTTGCGTCTACTTCAG CCACGCCGATGTTTGATGGAACAGGACTTAGTGAAAACGGATCACAGTCATCATCTCTTGCTGTTGCTCTGTCCGAAAACCAAGAGATCACTATGGAGAAGACAGCAAAGGACCAGCACGTCCCGCTGAAGAACCTTCTGAGTGAAGCAAGATCACCAAGGCTTGCAGCAGCAGCAGCAGCAGCAGAGGCAAAGAGTAACATACCGAGAGTGAGTTCGATATTATTGGACCAAGAGACTTCTCCTGAAGAGGGAGGTCGCTGGCCAGAGAGAAGAGAAGTGAGTGAGGAGTGGAAGTCGCCAGCAAAGTATCCAGTGGAGTTGAAGAGAGAGGAGAGGAAAGTGAAAGGAAGACCCTTTTGGGTCCCATTTGTTTGCTGTTCCTCTGTTAAGTAG